The sequence AATTTTATTACCAATCAAGTTGGATCTACAGGGCCAGCTGCAATATGTGGGCTAACTTGTTTTAGAATGCCACACAGAAACTTTTTTCCTCCATACCTaccatatctcatcttgtatccaggccaGAGCTGGCCCAACAAGATACTAGAGCCTTCTTTCCACTGTACAGATTCCCTCAATTACAGATTCCCTCAATActctctaatattgtaatcagtTACAtaacattaccagtcaaaagtttagaaacactcaatgtttttctttatttttacattatagattaatattacacAAACTATTAAAAGGACACATAtacaattatgtagtaaacaaaaagtgtttttccaccacaatcataaaaatgataaaaagaagaaaaaaaaattgaatgagaaagtgtttccaaactttttactggtactgtatctttTTAAAATATCTTTCGATTTTAACAACTTGTCTTGgtgcattatatttatattttgtcaaTGTGTGAACATATGATACTCTTATAGTTATTGTACATTAAAAGTTGTAATAAAGAGAGCTTATCAATGATAAAAGATAAGATCAATTGGAGCACCACTCATGTGCCACATAGACAGATTAGTAGAACTTTCAACTATGGAGAGATGCCAAGATAAGGGTGATTTTGCGCACTAATTCGTACAGACTACACATATTAATGTGCATAAGTAATGCATTAGTTAGCTTAGGTGAGTATTTATTAAGCTACTTGGCtcgttttttataaaataaaaatactacttttttttacttcaaatgcTAACTAACTGTATAAAACTctatacaaattaaataaagtataatacTTATTCATATACTAGGCACAACATGTAAATCAAGTTTATGAGTTCATTCAAACTAAAAGAGTAAACTACTTAACTATTTAGATAGTTATCTAGGTTATCTAACTTATTTATCTGCATAAGGATGAAAAGCCAggcttcagttttttgctgttTATGGCTCAGTACAAAAAACAACCTTTATGCATGAAATTTGCTAACCAGCTACGTTAGTTAGTTAGCTCGTTAGTTAACTAACTTTAGCTATGTAAATAATCAACATCTAAAAAGTAATAAACTATACAAGCTATTCATCTATGTTGGGCACAGCATGTAAACCAAGTTTATTAGTTATCTAATTCCATTTAAAACTCATATTTAGCAAACCTACCTATAGTATATCTGTCTAAATAGGTCTAAGAGGTCCAAGCTCCACTAACGTTACAGTTTATGCTGTTTTTACACAGCTAGCTAGTTAACAAGTTAGCCTGCTACATTTAGCTAACTGTTATATTTCCCATagcaagctaacctagctagctagctagctagctaacttggcTAACGTTCGCATAATAATTGCGCACTAGTGTCTAGCTAACTAAAGAGCTGATCTATAACAGATTAGCGAACTTATTGATCATCACATCGCCACCACACCCCTCTGTACaccagctagcgttagctaacaggTAGCTAACCCCGGTTAAAGCACGCTCTCCGGCTAGAGCAGGTTAGACTACACTGCGGATACCGGCGCTCTGCTTTAAAACAACAGCCAGGTAGAGACCGCACTGACAATCCTCCCTGCCCCCGAGGGGTAAAACTACAATGTCTTATTTACAGTAAAACAGCTAAAACCAGTCGATTATCCTCACCTAAAGCCGCCGGGTTCTCTCAGCGCTCAGTCCGCTCGGCTCTCCAGGCTCGCTGAACGATTTCAGGCGCTGACGTAGCAACGAACATGGCCGAAGTGGCCCTGCCACGTCGagtgggtgtgtgttgtgttggttgaACTGATCCTCTGCCCTCTCTCTGCTGCAGTTCATCAGAATGATGTACTTTTCTAACAATGATGGACCAACTACAACTCTGATATCACAACTCtaaagctgtatatttaaaaaatgtttttttggaacATCTCAAATTATGTTTGAAAGCTAGTGTAAAACAAACTATCAAATCCATATGATGTcaggtataaaaaaaaacttgtattatCAAATTGGTTATACAAATATTAACTTTCAATGGATATGTATAAAAGTCACGAATGGgtaccatttgcttgttgtaactctgaatctaataaaacacatatttaactttttaaaacatggactggtcaaactcaggcagctttacttaattttgtaCAAGGCTTCAAAGCCGAAGATGGCTACACAACTCATGttatatttaaaaagcatgtttaaaagcaagtccaacaattcctttgattttctctcaagaaagtctttatttaaaaaaatggttgactgcatgttcaaataattgatattaatGACaagaaaaaatcactcctgttactggcactcaatcctgttactttttatgttttgagtaacagtaatgagtttttagcatagaattagcaaaaacatgaaaaatatctaaatggtggctatgctaatagcataaggacactgagcacattctagtgattttcacaaaatttgtagtaaaaaaacaaaacaaattgaattaatttaggtaacaggaatgagtgttgagattgatctcctcagtcatagttacaataagatcaaatatacagaaattaTGTTCCAAATGTTTCAGATAGGGTAATTGTTTTATGATAACAGGACTGAATGAAAACCGGGAACACAACTAAAATCtgtacttaaatattatggatttattatgaacatttttttaaagcatagatgggattttgGACTCAcgcaataatgcaaaaaaataacatctctgaaggattttaataattatatttaattgtaaagtTTATAGTTGGGGGGGcaagtaacaaatgctattttttcagtagtctttattaatgtttttttaattatatattaattttttgcaattaggtcaatgtacaagacactatgcttaataataaaatgtattctaaagttattttgtgtacaCATTCATACATGTATTTTCCTGGGGGCAGCAATGGCACCCACTTGTTGTCAGGTATATAAAACATTGTATCATCAAATTGGACATAAAAATATTAACTTTTAATTGCAATgtacaaatatttaatttcagacAATTTATGACCATTTCTATTAACCCTATTCTCAGTTTTGCTTCATATTATGTGACAAAAATGAGAATACAAGAGTTTTTCCATGACAGTCTGTTTATATGCCCTTGAACATATTAAAATACTTAATATAACATGTTAAATAGGTTGAGGGATTTGTTTATCttgaataatttattatataacagATTTGCATGTTGCCATTAGATTGCAGGGACAGACAATATAAAAATGCCATCACACAATACAACTGCATCTCTCTAGTGGATATGTAGTGCATATTACTTTTTTGCTATACTTTCATggattgttaaaaaatatttatttgcttatttataacatctgtgtgtgtaaaatgcaagTCTGCTCTAATGTACAAGTTTACTAACCAATAATCTacagaaatgtaataaaatattttaaatataattaacagGTCTTACGTCTTTGTCCCATCCATTAATTTGTTTGTAACCCAGCATGGTCTATTATAATACACAATAAATGAACAACAGTTGTTAAAATGTTGCTATAtaaatttattataatgttatgacAAAATATTGCCACAGACTAATCTGCCACTACTGTAGTTTTGTCTCAGATACAAAGCCAAAGCTTCTCTATggcaaattcagaaaaaaaataaacacaattaaccACGATCGCTCAGATATTCCGTCTGTAAGAACCTCCATCACAATTAAGGGGAAGAATAAATCAcagaatctgtattttttttaatttggttcaTATGTGGTAAAAGAAGCTAAGCCAATGGCTGGCAATtaacatgtctgtgtgtgtatgtgtctctgtCAGTCTATGTGGTAATCAGCAATGTCTCTCCACAAAATCATAGAATTCTCCTGTAAACATTTAATTGTTCTGCACAGTCTACAAATTACAGATTTAACTAGAACTTGCCAATTAAAATTTAGACCAGTTTTACATATCAACACTGCCACTTCAGCACACAAATGCACGCTGACTGCTTGTCTGAACACAGAAATTtgatctggtaaaaaaaaaaaaaaaaaaataacaattttttttttgataaacctGATTTGAGCATTACAGCCTAATGGCTTTAGACACAGCTGAACATATTTCAATATACATGCTTCTCATTGATCAAACCTTCCAGTCAAACAGTTTGTATAGCCAAGGCTTCCTCAGGAAAAATaggcttaataaataaataagcctcTGAATATTTGACGTGGTTTGATTAATTACAatatttgaggcaaaaaaaacaaaccttcCTTCACTCAAGTTTGCATCTTAAAAACCATCCGGTTGTTTTCTTTGCCATCTTTAATTTAAGGCTCTAAAGTTCACATGTTGTTGAATCCCATCATTCCTTTCATGTTGCCAGCGGCCCCTTGCTGAAACTGCCGCATCATTGACTGCAGTCCAGCCATTCCACCTGCATCAGAAAAATACATAACAATAATCACCAATAACCCTTAGATTTGTGGGAATTACAGATTGTCTGGTCAGAGGGTAGGGGATGGTGCGTACCCATGTGGTGGAGCACTCTGGGGTCCATCATCTTCGCCATCTGCTGGTTCAACTTGGCCATCTGAGACGGGTTAACGTTCTTTGACATGTCCCCTCCTGCAAACCAAACAAACAGCTCATTacaacataaaaagtaaataaataacacttGAGAAATCACTCAGGACTGCATGTGTATTCCACAAACCCACCTTTAAATAATCCTTTAATGCCACCCATTTTCTTTACCATCTGGGCGAATTTTGTGTACTGTGTGAGGAGCTCCTGCACGTCCCTAGTGGCGACTCCAGATCCTCGTGCCACCCTTTGAACCCGGTTTGGCTGCTTACTGAAGAGCTTAGCACCATCTTTGTTGTCCAGTTCTATAAAAAGCAAGTGTTGATTTCACGGGAATATTATAAAACTTTCAAAAAGTACTGCACTAGAAggattaaaggatttttttttttaaagaagaaaaaaaatagcccACCTTGGTCATTCATGCTGTCCATTATGGTCATGAGTTTCTTTAATCTGGCCATAGATTCCTGTTCATTGCCTTTGCTCATAAAATCTGTTCCAAAGCCTGGGATCATACCCTAATGTCAAAAACAGGAATATATTTAATAACAGAAAGGTCAACACTAGAAGACCTTTTATGAACATGAGTAAAATGTCATTTATTTAAAGTGAAAGTTGCCAATACCATGATCTGTCCAAAAGGTCCCATTTTCATGATGTTCTGGAACTGCTCATACATGTCCCTGAGTGTAAACTGGCCTAAAGTGGAAAATAAAAGTACACCAATCAGCAACGCAATGACAAATATTGTAATACATATATGTACCCTTGAGGTCCAATAATAGTACTGCGCTTTCATGTTCCCAAAATGTCTTTACATTACCATCTTACTCGTACTCCATTTAAACATTTATGACTAAAAGTGCTCTTTTTGTTACTGACCATGCTCATAAAAAGGATATAAAACCAATGCACTCTTTTCGAATtgataatctaatttaaaaaaaaattatatatatatatatatatatatataaattaactaTAACTAAATTGTATATTTAACCGTTTGTAAGTTACTATAAATCcctttattaaaacaaaacacacatcACATTTTCCAGGGAAAATAAAGCTTTATGCAATGAAATAATCAGTAATTTAATGATCAGTACTAATTAGCCATGATGCTTATAAAATGCATATTGTTTCTAATGATAAGGAAACAGTCATTTTTTAGctctatatattttaaaagtatgtcACAGGTTAATTCTTACCATGTTTGAGTTTGTCAATCAGCTCCTCATTATCATCAAGCTTCAGTTCATTCACTTTGTCTATCAGTCCTTCAATGTCTCCCATACCTGTAAACACAGTCAAACAATTCACCCCAAATATTTCTAGGAATTATTCGAAATAATAACAGACTTAAAAAGAAGAGGGCAAAAACATACCAAGCAGCTTGCTGATGAAGGGCTGAGTTTTAAAAGGCTCAAAGTCATCAATGTGTTCTCCTGTGCCGATGAAAATTATGGGACTCTTTGTGGCAGCGACTCTGTTCAAATCAATTTTAAAAGAATTACTCGTAAAAAGACCTTTAtcaaaaaaaagtggaaaaaaaaaacactgttttgaaGGTTGTCTTGAATGTAAAACCAGTACTTACGCACTGAGCGCACCACCACCCTTAGCATGGCCGTCAAGCTTAGTAATAATGACGGAGGCCACATCTACCTTGTCCTTGAAGGCTTTAGCTTGAGCCTCACAGGCCTGACCGATGGATGCGTCCATCACGTACACAATGTTGTCGGGTTGCTTTAAGAAAAATGAAGAACAAATTAAACTGCTACATTTAATACCACACTGACTGAAGTGTGAGTAATTCAATaaccagaaaaacaaatgaagctCACTGTCTACCTACCACAGCATTTGAAACCTGAAGCATTTCTTCAAACAGAGAGTCTTCTTGCTTATGTCTACCACTGGTGTCGACGATGATTATTTCAAAGTTTTCTGACTTGAATTTGTCCACTCCCTCAGAAGCTATGATGACGGGATCCATCTCTGTGTAGCTAAAGGCACATAAAGAATTCACACACATTAGAATTCAAAATATTCATTTTGAAAAGCTTTCAGATGTGCAACAACAGAGCATTAGACTTTACCTTCCATAAAATGGAATTCTGGCTTTTGTTGCATTT is a genomic window of Astyanax mexicanus isolate ESR-SI-001 chromosome 14, AstMex3_surface, whole genome shotgun sequence containing:
- the srp54 gene encoding signal recognition particle 54 kDa protein, producing the protein MVLADLGRKITSALRSLSNATIINEEVLNAMLKEVCAALLEADVNIKLVKQLRENVKAAIDLEEMASGLNKRRMIQHAVFKELVKLVDPGVKAWTPTKGKNNIIMFVGLQGSGKTTTCSKLAYYYQRKGWKTCLICADTFRAGAFDQLKQNATKARIPFYGSYTEMDPVIIASEGVDKFKSENFEIIIVDTSGRHKQEDSLFEEMLQVSNAVQPDNIVYVMDASIGQACEAQAKAFKDKVDVASVIITKLDGHAKGGGALSAVAATKSPIIFIGTGEHIDDFEPFKTQPFISKLLGMGDIEGLIDKVNELKLDDNEELIDKLKHGQFTLRDMYEQFQNIMKMGPFGQIMGMIPGFGTDFMSKGNEQESMARLKKLMTIMDSMNDQELDNKDGAKLFSKQPNRVQRVARGSGVATRDVQELLTQYTKFAQMVKKMGGIKGLFKGGDMSKNVNPSQMAKLNQQMAKMMDPRVLHHMGGMAGLQSMMRQFQQGAAGNMKGMMGFNNM